Proteins encoded in a region of the Pseudopipra pipra isolate bDixPip1 chromosome 18, bDixPip1.hap1, whole genome shotgun sequence genome:
- the TMEM233 gene encoding transmembrane protein 233: MSALPAGADIKRALENSPETNIEDELPDGPPQPRPKNYLLLSILSCFCPAYPINIVAFVFAVMALNSYNQGDIEGSKRLGRNALWVAVASIIIGLVIIGVYCVVHFTTHAI; this comes from the exons ATGTCCGCGCTCCCCGCCGGCGCCGACATCAAGCGGGCTCTGGAGAACAGCCCCGAGACCAACATCGAGGATGAGCTGCCCGACGGGCCGCCGCAGCCGCGGCCCAAGAACTACTTGCTCCTCAGCATCCTCTCCTGCTTCTGTCCCGCCTATCCCATCAACATCGTCGCCTTCGTCTTCGCCGTCATG gctttAAACAGTTATAATCAAGGAGACATAGAAGGATCAAAAAGACTGGGTCGCAATGCCCTCTGGGTTGCTGTTGCATCGATTATCATTGGCCTTGTCATCATTGGCGTCTATTGCGTAGTTCATTTCACAACG CATGCTATCTGA